One window of Magallana gigas chromosome 2, xbMagGiga1.1, whole genome shotgun sequence genomic DNA carries:
- the LOC105336264 gene encoding LOW QUALITY PROTEIN: anhydro-N-acetylmuramic acid kinase (The sequence of the model RefSeq protein was modified relative to this genomic sequence to represent the inferred CDS: deleted 1 base in 1 codon) encodes MTSYVGIGCMSGSSLDGLDLCCVEFTGDRDTDVWGYRILKAVTLPYDANWTSRLAGARDLSGEALIRLHVEYGHLSLGKLIKKFVDENQLDVEFVASHGHTIFHNPTLNYTFQLGDGETVSRYLNCPFVCNFRNKDVAYGGQGAPFVPCGEKYLFQAYDICINLGGIANIGINGKKGYDISPCNYVMNKLAALFDSSLTFDTDGRIAGQGQVLYNVLEKLDSLPYYSTSPPKSLGAEWIEENIFPILDTTSYKITDLMRTFVEHVACKLADACASAQAPPDDQKSSRMMSILVTGGGAFNVTLVEAFRNKIDKLGMHLESPDKYTINFKEALVFAFLGLKCIFGECNIFRDVTGSELDSVSGSIHLPVSTTSDYCISYFQKKKSSG; translated from the exons ATGACGAGTTACGTGGGAATCGGCTGTATGTCGGGATCTTCACTTGATGGTCTCGATCTGTGTTGTGTAGAGTTTACAGGGGACCGGGACACAGATGTTTGGGGGTACCGTATTCTTAAAGCAGTGACCCTTCCATACGATGCGAACTGGACCTCTCGATTAGCCGGCGCGAGGGACCTAAGCGGAGAGGCTTTGATACGACTCCATGTTGAGTATGGCCACCTCAGT CTCGGGAAATTAATTAAGAAGTTTGTCGACGAAAATCAGCTCGATGTAGAGTTTGTTGCATCCCATGGACACACGATTTTTCACAATCCTACCCTCAACTATACGTTCCAGCTGGGTGACGGAGAAACGGTGTCTCGGTATTTAAATTGTCCGTTTGTTTGTAACTTCCGGAATAAGGACGTAGCCTATGGCGGCCAGGGAGCTCCGTTTGTTCCATGTGGCGAGAAATATTTGTTTCAAGCGTATGACATTTGTATAAATTTAGGCGGGATAGCTAACATAGGGATTAATGGCAAAAAAGGCTACGACATTTCTCCATGTAACTATGTCATGAACAAATTAGCCGCATTGTTCGATTCGTCTCTGACCTTTGACACGGATGGAAGAATAGCAGGTCAAGGTCAAGTTCTGTATAACGTATTGGAGAAACTGGACTCTTTGCCGTATTATTCTACATCGCCTCCAAAGTCACTCGGCGCAGAATGGATTGAAGAGAATATTTTTCCAATTCTAGAT acgACCTCTTATAAAATCACAGACCTGATGAGAACGTTTGTGGAGCACGTGGCCTGTAAACTGGCAGACGCATGCGCATCGGCTCAAGCCCCACCAGACGATCAGAAGTCAAGCCGTATGATGTCTATATTAGTAACAGGGGGAGGAGCCTTCAACGTAACTCTGGTAGAGGCATTCCGGAACAAAATAGACAAACTTGGAATGCATCTAGAGTCACCGGACAAATACacaatcaattttaaagaagCTCTGGTATTTGCGTTTCTTGGACTGAAGTGCATCTTTGGCGAGTGTAACATTTTCCGGGATGTAACCGGAAGTGAGTTGGACTCCGTATCCGGCAGCATTCATCTTCCGGTATCAACAACCAGTGACTACTGTATTTCATATTTCCAGAAGAAAAAGTCTTCAGGTTGA